TTCAGTCGTTTCCGGAGCGCCTAAAGTGCCATCGCTTGCAATATTAATTTTCAGGTCGTCAAAATAGAATCCATCTCTTTGATCGCCGTTGTCCGAACGAAACTGAAAGCGAACCAGAATAGTCTCGCCTAAATAATCACTCAAGTTTATCTCTTCCAAAACCCAATCGCTTTGTGAACCGTCGTACAAAGGTTCTCCCGTAGGTTGTGAGTTGTTGTTACTTCCTGCATTGGTGTATTTTCCACATTGCGGGATCCATGTGCTTCCTCCGTTAATGGATACTTCAAATTGCACGTAGTCGTAATTGGGTTCAAGATCCCACTTGGCATAGAAGGAGGCACTTGCTCCTAATGCATTTGTTAAGTCGACCGAATTACTCAGTGTAATAGTTTTGTTTGAATTAGGTGGATACAGTGCACCCGGCGAATCCGTGATTGAACTGGAAGGAGAAACAAATGTATTTGTAGTAATTCCCCAGCCAACATTTACAAAATTATCACTTACACTGTTTCCGGGATCGTTGAATACAGGAAGCAAACTTCCCGCAAGCTTATTTATTGTGATTTTGGAGTCGTAGCTTCCGTTATTTACAATCAATTCGTAAATAATAGCATCGCCCTCAACCGTTCCGTTTGCAAGCGTGTAAGGAATGAAACCGCTGTCTGTATCGAGTACGTCCATTCCGGTAAAGGTTACTGCATTTCCCACTGTAGAAATATTTGCAGAAATTGGATTCATACTTACCGTAAAGTTTCCGGTTCCTGAAACACCTAATCGCTTGATGTCGAAATCGGCTTCAGCATTCACTAAGCTCCCAACAAATAATGGAGCTGTGTCCTTAATAGCGGCATAGTTGTTTACCATTTTAGCCGAGGTAAGGTTTAAATACATCATTCCTTGGGAAATGGGAACTATCTGATTGGAAGGAGGCCAAAAACTCGGACCAATTTCCGGCGTCATCGAATATATTTTATCGTGTGTTCCTACGGTACCATACATAAAATCGTCACTAACCCCTGCTGCCGGGTACAATTCGGATGAAATGATATTGTCGAAGCCGTTTTGTGACACCAGTTCTTCAGATATTCCTTCAAATAAAGCATTTTCCGGAGTGGGAGCATTATCGGTATAACCATACGGATACAATAACAAATCGCCCGAAGTATGGTTGTTAATAGCCATCACAAAATCGTGTTGTTCTACAAACCACTTAATCGCTTGTGTTTCAATTTCGGAAAAGGGAGCCGGACCGTGATAGACTTGGCTCTCCGTATCACTTGAAGTGCCTTCGCCTCCCCAGGTTCCATTTCCGGGATCACCATTGATATAGTAATCGTAATTTCTGTTTAAATCGGTTCCGTAGGTGTTCTTTCTATTTTTTCGCCAAAAACCACCTCCGTTAGGGTCGGTT
This genomic stretch from Ulvibacter sp. MAR_2010_11 harbors:
- a CDS encoding M14 family zinc carboxypeptidase, with product MKKLALLLLLISAVSFSQNIQEKHQRAQINYNSTNDLTRLNALGIPLEHGVHKKGHFIISDFSVSEINLARQAGFSVEILIEDSKAYFLQQNQLNNPPQRNLTCDGSGATEYQTPANFQLGSMGGYLTYQELLDELDEMAALFPNLITQKDNISTFLTEGTPDNSTTPPIGGNGIKWVKISDNPNASEGEPQILYTALHHAREPAGLSQLVFYMWYLLENYATDPEIQSIVDNTELFFVPVLNPDGYLYNQKTDPNGGGFWRKNRKNTYGTDLNRNYDYYINGDPGNGTWGGEGTSSDTESQVYHGPAPFSEIETQAIKWFVEQHDFVMAINNHTSGDLLLYPYGYTDNAPTPENALFEGISEELVSQNGFDNIISSELYPAAGVSDDFMYGTVGTHDKIYSMTPEIGPSFWPPSNQIVPISQGMMYLNLTSAKMVNNYAAIKDTAPLFVGSLVNAEADFDIKRLGVSGTGNFTVSMNPISANISTVGNAVTFTGMDVLDTDSGFIPYTLANGTVEGDAIIYELIVNNGSYDSKITINKLAGSLLPVFNDPGNSVSDNFVNVGWGITTNTFVSPSSSITDSPGALYPPNSNKTITLSNSVDLTNALGASASFYAKWDLEPNYDYVQFEVSINGGSTWIPQCGKYTNAGSNNNSQPTGEPLYDGSQSDWVLEEINLSDYLGETILVRFQFRSDNGDQRDGFYFDDLKINIASDGTLGAPETTENHFELFPNPIEDVLHINTQLTNYSISMYTLQGQLVTKTENNSGPQSFDYSNYASGVYMIQITSENASKTFKVVKL